GTTGGCTCTTCGAAGAATGGATCAATGACCGCCGTGGTCGCGTCTGGCATCAGAACCATGTCAGATTCGTTAATGCCTTTCCAGCCACCAATGGAGGAGCCGTCAAACATTTTGCCTTCTTCAAAGAATTCGGCGTTTACCTGATGAGCAGGAATTGTGACGTGCTGTTCTTTACCTTTGGTATCAGTGAAGCGCAGATCAACAAACTTCACTTCATGTTCGTTCAGCATCGTCAAAACGTGTTCAGCGGACATACTTAACTCTCCAGATTGGTCATTGTCGTCGTGGTAACGAGGTCTTCAACTTCTATCAAGGTGGCTATGAGGCCATCTTTTTGCCGTATTTTTATAAAGCGAAATCTGTGCCAACTTTTAAAACACCCCAAAAAGGCGTTATCATGCGCACCATAGTGCAAAAGTGCTGCACCACAATGGTTATGTTGCACCAGTATAGTGCTTCAGTGTGAACACTGAGCACCATATTGGTGCAATTTTCGTTAAAGTGCCCTTTTTACGCTCCGTGAAAGCGATCACAAAGCATCTCTGCAATACTTGTTTGCGGGGGATGTTTGTGATCCTGTTTTGTAGTGCGATTAATCCGTGTACAATAACGCGCTATTTCTAATGCCTGAGGCAAAGTTGTGATCGAAAATTTGCGTAACATCGCCATCATCGCGCACGTTGACCATGGTAAAACTACCCTGGTTGATAAGCTGCTGCAGCAATCCGGTACGTTTGATGCTCGTGCCGAAACTCAAGAGCGTGTGATGGACTCCAACGATTTGGAGAAAGAGCGTGGGATTACCATCCTCGCGAAAAACACCGCTATCAAATGGAATGACTACCGTATCAACATCGTTGATACCCCAGGGCACGCCGACTTCGGTGGTGAAGTTGAGCGCGTGATGTCCATGGTGGATTCCGTGCTGCTGGTGGTTGACGCCTTTGACGGCCCAATGCCGCAAACGCGTTTCGTGACCAAAAAAGCATTTGCCCATGGCCTGAAGCCTATTGTTGTTATCAACAAGGTTGACCGTCCTGGCGCACGCCCTGACTGGGTTGTTGATCAGGTATTCGACCTGTTCGTTAACCTTGATGCGACCGACGAGCAGCTGGACTTCCCTATCATCTACGCTTCGGCGCTGAATGGTATTGCGGGTCTGGATCACGAAAATATGGCGGAAGACATGACCCCGCTGTATCAGGCCATTGTCGATCACGTACCGGCTCCGGATGTTGATCTCGATGGTCCACTGCAGATGCAGATCTCCCAGCTGGACTACAACAACTACGTTGGCGTTATCGGTATCGGCCGCATCAAACGCGGTAAAGTGAAGCCGAACCAGCAGGTTACTATCATCGATAGCGAAGGCAAAACCCGTAACGGTAAAGTGGGCAAAGTGCTGACTCACCTGGGTCTGGAGCGTATCGACAGCGATCTGGCTGAAGCGGGCGATATCATCGCGATCACCGGTCTTGGCGAGCTGAACATCTCTGACACCATCTGCGACCCGCAGAACGTGGAAGCGCTGCCAGCCCTGTCTGTTGATGAACCGACGGTAACCATGTTCTTCAACGTCAACACCTCTCCGTTCTGTGGTAAAGAAGGTAAATTCGTTACCTCTCGTCAGATCCTTGACCGCCTGAACAAAGAGCTGGTGCATAACGTTGCGCTGCGCGTTGAAGAAACCGAAGACGCTGATGCATTCCGCGTTTCCGGTCGTGGTGAGCTGCACCTGTCTGTCCTGATCGAAAACATGCGTCGTGAAGGTTTCGAAATGGCGGTTTCCCGTCCGAAAGTTATCTTCCGCGAAATCGACGGCCGTAAACAAGAGCCGTTCGAAAACGTAACGCTGGACGTTGAAGAGCAGCACCAGGGTTCTGTGATGCAGGCTCTGGGTGAGCGTAAAGGCGACCTGAAAAACATGAATCCAGATGGCAAAGGCCGCGTACGTCTCGACTACGTGATCCCAAGCCGTGGCCTGATCGGCTTCCGTTCTGAGTTCATGACCATGACTTCCGGTACCGGTCTGCTGTACTCCACCTTCAGCCACTACGACGACGTACGTCCGGGCGAAGTGGGCCAGCGTAACAACGGCGTGCTGATCTCCAACGGTCAGGGTAAAGCGGTTGCGTTTGCGCTGTTCGGTCTGCAGGATCGCGGTAAGCTGTTCCTGGGTCACGGTGCTGAAGTGTATGAAGGCCAGATCATCGGTATTCACAGTCGTTCTAACGACCTGACTGTAAACTGCCTGACCGGTAAGAAACTGACCAACATGCGTGCGTCCGGTACTGACGAAGCAACGGTTCTGGTTCCACCGATCAAGATGACGCTGGAGCAGGCTCTGGAATTCATCGATGACGACGAACTGGTAGAAGTGACTCCACTGTCTATCCGTATCCGTAAACGTCACCTGACCGAGAACGATCGTAAACGTGCAATGCGCGGTGCGAAAGAAGAGTAATACACTCCTCTCTGGTCAACAAAACCCCGTCCTTGTGGCGGGGTTTTTCTTTTTCTACCCTGTGCGTACTTCATAGCCAAAGCTTATCTTTCCCGCTACAGTTACTTTTCCACGGCGAGCAGGAGATAAACATGCTTTATATCTTTGACTTAGGAAATGTAATCGTCGATATCGATTTCAATCGGGTGCTGGGCGCATGGAGCGATTTTAGCCGTGTCCCGCTGGCGACGTTAAAACAGAGTTTCGCCATGGGCGAGACATTCCATCAGCATGAACGGGGTGAGATCAGCGATGAAGTGTTTGCTGAACGTCTGTGCCAGGAAATGGATCTGCCGTTAAGCTACGAACAGTTCTCCCACGGCTGGCAGGCTGTATTTGTCGCTATCCGCCCTGAGGTTATCGACATCATGCATAAACTTCGCGAGCAGGGTCACCGGGTCGTCGTGCTGTCGAATACCAACCGCCTGCACACCACGTTCTGGCCTGAAGAATACCCTGAAGTTAAGGCTGCGGCAGACAAAATCTATCTCTCTCAGGAGATGGGGATGCGTAAACCCGAAGCGCGAATTTATCAGGCTGTTCTGCAAGCAGAAGGATTCTCCGCGTCCGATGCGGTCTTTTTCGATGACAATGCCGATAATATAGAGGGAGCTAACCAGTTGGGTATTACGTCAATTCTGGTGACCGGAAAAGAGACGATACCGAACTACTTTGCGAAGCAGTTATGCTAAAAACCGTTCATCAAAAAGCCACGCACCATACTCGCCCGCTCAGGGCATGGCTAAAACTCCTCTGGCACCGTATTGATGAGGACAACATGACCACGCTGGCGGGTAACCTCGCCTACGTGTCGTTGCTCTCCCTGGTACCGCTGGTGGCGGTTATTTTTGCGCTTTTTTCCGCCTTTCCGATGTTTGCGGACGTCAGCCTGCAACTGCGTCATTTTGTCTTTGCGAATTTTATCCCTGCAACCGGGGATGTTATCCAGAACTACATTGAGCAGTTCGTTGCCAACTCCAGCAAGATGACGGCTGTGGGGGCGTGCGGCCTTATCGTCACCGCGCTGCTGCTGATGTACTCCATCGACAGTGCGCTTAATACTATCTGGCGGAGCAAAAAAATCCGCCCGAAGGTCTACTCCTTTGCTGTTTACTGGATGATTTTAACCCTCGGCCCGTTGCTGGCGGGGGCGAGCCTCGCGATCAGCTCCTATCTGCTTTCGCTGCGTTGGGCCAGCGATCTCAATGGTGCCATTGATAACGTGTTGCGTATTTTCCCGCTGATTTTATCGTGGCTCTCTTTCTGGCTGCTCTACAGTGTGGTGCCGACCACGCGCGTGCCGAACCGTGATGCGGTTGTCGGGGCGCTGGTGGCTGCAGTGCTCTTCGAACTGGGTAAGAAGGGGTTTGCCCTTTACATCACCATGTTCCCCTCCTATCAGCTGATTTATGGCGTGCTGGCGGTGATCCCCATTTTGTTTGTCTGGGTTTACTGGACCTGGTGTATCGTCTTGCTTGGTGCGGAAATAACTGTCACTCTCGGCGTATACCGCGAACTTAAAAAAGCAGCAGAAGCTGAAAAACAACAAGAAGCAGACCAACCATGATTGCATTGATACAGCGCGTAACCCGTGCCAGCGTCACCGTGGAGGGAGAGGTGACGGGTGAAATTGGCCCAGGACTTTTGGTGTTGTTAGGTGTCGAAAAGGATGACGACGAACAAAAAGCCAACCGCTTGTGTGAGCGCGTGCTGGGCTACCGTATCTTTAGCGATGCGGAAGGCAAGATGAACCTTAACGTCCAGCAATCGGGCGGAAGCGTGCTGGTGGTTTCTCAGTTCACGCTGGCCGCCGATACCGAACGCGGCATGCGCCCGAGTTTTTCAAAAGGTGCGGCCCCGGATCGGGCAGAAGCGCTTTACGACTACTTTGTTGAGCGTTGTCACCAACAGGAAATGAATACGCAAACCGGACGATTTGCTGCAGATATGCAGGTATCGCTGGTGAACGATGGCCCCGTCACATTCTGGCTCCAGGTATGAGCCAACTGGCGGCGTGGCCGCGGGTAACAAGAGAGAGTACAGCTATGTATCACCTTCGAGTACCGCAAACGGAAGAAGAGTTAGAAGCCTATTACCAGTTCCGCTGGGAAATGCTGCGCAAGCCATTACATCAGCCTAAAGGGTCTGAGCGCGACGCCTGGGACGCCATGGCACATCACCAGATGGTGATGGACGAAGAGGGTAACCTCGTTGCCGTCGGGCGTCTGTATATTAACGCCGATAACGAAGCCTCTATTCGTTTTATGGCGGTTCATCCCTCCGTGCAGGATAAAGGGTTAGGCACGCTGATGGCGATGACCCTGGAGTCTGTGGCTCGTCAGGAAGGCGTCAAACGCGTGACCTGTAGCGCCCGCGAAGATGCCGTTGAGTTCTTCGCTAAACTCGGTTTTGTTAACCAGGGCGAAATTACGACCCCGCAAACCACGCCGATTCGTCACTTTTTGATGATCAAACCCATCGCCACGCTGGATGACATTCTCCATCGCGCCGACTGGTGCGGGCAGCTACAGCAAGCCTGGTATCAGCACATCCCTCTGAGTGAAAAGATGGGGGTGCGAATTCAGCAGTACACCGGGCAAAAATTCA
This region of Enterobacter cloacae complex sp. R_G8 genomic DNA includes:
- the typA gene encoding ribosome-dependent GTPase TypA, whose translation is MIENLRNIAIIAHVDHGKTTLVDKLLQQSGTFDARAETQERVMDSNDLEKERGITILAKNTAIKWNDYRINIVDTPGHADFGGEVERVMSMVDSVLLVVDAFDGPMPQTRFVTKKAFAHGLKPIVVINKVDRPGARPDWVVDQVFDLFVNLDATDEQLDFPIIYASALNGIAGLDHENMAEDMTPLYQAIVDHVPAPDVDLDGPLQMQISQLDYNNYVGVIGIGRIKRGKVKPNQQVTIIDSEGKTRNGKVGKVLTHLGLERIDSDLAEAGDIIAITGLGELNISDTICDPQNVEALPALSVDEPTVTMFFNVNTSPFCGKEGKFVTSRQILDRLNKELVHNVALRVEETEDADAFRVSGRGELHLSVLIENMRREGFEMAVSRPKVIFREIDGRKQEPFENVTLDVEEQHQGSVMQALGERKGDLKNMNPDGKGRVRLDYVIPSRGLIGFRSEFMTMTSGTGLLYSTFSHYDDVRPGEVGQRNNGVLISNGQGKAVAFALFGLQDRGKLFLGHGAEVYEGQIIGIHSRSNDLTVNCLTGKKLTNMRASGTDEATVLVPPIKMTLEQALEFIDDDELVEVTPLSIRIRKRHLTENDRKRAMRGAKEE
- the yihX gene encoding glucose-1-phosphatase, which translates into the protein MLYIFDLGNVIVDIDFNRVLGAWSDFSRVPLATLKQSFAMGETFHQHERGEISDEVFAERLCQEMDLPLSYEQFSHGWQAVFVAIRPEVIDIMHKLREQGHRVVVLSNTNRLHTTFWPEEYPEVKAAADKIYLSQEMGMRKPEARIYQAVLQAEGFSASDAVFFDDNADNIEGANQLGITSILVTGKETIPNYFAKQLC
- a CDS encoding virulence factor BrkB family protein, which codes for MLKTVHQKATHHTRPLRAWLKLLWHRIDEDNMTTLAGNLAYVSLLSLVPLVAVIFALFSAFPMFADVSLQLRHFVFANFIPATGDVIQNYIEQFVANSSKMTAVGACGLIVTALLLMYSIDSALNTIWRSKKIRPKVYSFAVYWMILTLGPLLAGASLAISSYLLSLRWASDLNGAIDNVLRIFPLILSWLSFWLLYSVVPTTRVPNRDAVVGALVAAVLFELGKKGFALYITMFPSYQLIYGVLAVIPILFVWVYWTWCIVLLGAEITVTLGVYRELKKAAEAEKQQEADQP
- the dtd gene encoding D-aminoacyl-tRNA deacylase — translated: MIALIQRVTRASVTVEGEVTGEIGPGLLVLLGVEKDDDEQKANRLCERVLGYRIFSDAEGKMNLNVQQSGGSVLVVSQFTLAADTERGMRPSFSKGAAPDRAEALYDYFVERCHQQEMNTQTGRFAADMQVSLVNDGPVTFWLQV
- the fabY gene encoding fatty acid biosynthesis protein FabY produces the protein MYHLRVPQTEEELEAYYQFRWEMLRKPLHQPKGSERDAWDAMAHHQMVMDEEGNLVAVGRLYINADNEASIRFMAVHPSVQDKGLGTLMAMTLESVARQEGVKRVTCSAREDAVEFFAKLGFVNQGEITTPQTTPIRHFLMIKPIATLDDILHRADWCGQLQQAWYQHIPLSEKMGVRIQQYTGQKFITTMPETGNQNPHHTLFAGSLFSLATLTGWGLIWLMLRERHLGGTIILADAHIRYSAPISGKPSAVADLGSLGGDLDRLARGRKARVQMQVELFGDETPGAVFEGTYIVLPAKPFGAYEEGGNEEE